The sequence GGACACGCCCTCGATCTGCTCGAACTCGCGCTGGATTTTCATCATCTCGGCGCGTTCGTGCATCCGCATGCCGGCCGGGAACAGGGAGGCGTCGACGTCCTCCTTCTCGTCATAGACCACCGCAATGGTCTTGACGCCCATCGCCTTCAGCTCATGCGCGATCTGCTGCGCGGTGAGCCCACCCTCGGCCTGCTGGCCGCCGGTCATCGCCACCGCGTCGTTGTAGAGGATCTTGTAGGTGATGTTGGTGCCCTCGGCGAGCGCGGCACGGATCGCCTGCACGCCGGAGTGGTTATAGGTGCCGTCGCCCAGGTTCTGGAACACATGCTTGCGCTTGGAGAACGGTGCCTCGCCCACCCAGTTGACGCCCTCGCCGCCCATATGGGTGAAGCCGGTGGTCTCGCGGTCCATCCACTGGACCATGAAGTGGCAGCCGATGCCCGCATAAGCGCGGGAGCCGTCGGGCAGCTTGGTGGAGCTGTTGTGCGGGCAGCCGGAGCAGAAATAGGGCAGCCGGGTTGCGATTTCCTCGGCGTTGTCGGCACGGCGGGCCTCGGCGAGGCTGTCCAGCCCGGCACGGAGCGCCTCGGTGTCGCGGCCCTCCTCGATCAGGATGTTGCCCAGCTTTTCGGCGATCATGATCGGGTCCAGCGCATAGCGGGTCGGGAACAGCTCATCCCGGTGCATGGTGCCGGCGCCGCCCTTGTACCAGCCATAGACGCGGCGGCCCTGGCGGTTGTCAAAGATCGCTTCCTTGATCTGGATCTCGATCAGCTTGCGCTTTTCCTCGACCACGACAATCAGGTCCAGCCCTTCGGCCCAGTCGTTGAAGCCCTTCATATCCATCGGCCAGGTCTGGCCCACCTTATAGGTGGTGATGCCCAGGCGTTCGGCCATGTTCTCGTCGATGTTCAACAGCTTCAGCGCATGCACCAGGTCGAGCCAGTTCTTGCCCGCGGCGACAAAACCGATCTTGGCGCCCGGCTTGCCCCAGACGCGCTTGTCCATCTTGTTGGCATGGCTGAACGCCTCTGCCGCAAAGCGTTTGTAGTCGATGATGCGGTTTTCCTGCCGGAACCGGTCGTCGTCCAGGCGGATGTTCAGCCCGTCGGCGGGCATGTCGAACTTCGGCGTCACCAGCTGCATCCGGTCGGGGCGGGCGTCGACGACCGAGGTCACCTCGATGGTGTCCTTCATGGTCTTGAGACCGACCCACAGGCCCGAGAAGCGGCTGAGCGCATAACCGTAAATGCCGTAGTCCAGGATCTCCTGCACACCCGCGGGGCTGACGATCGGCAGGTAGCAGTCCAAGAGCGACCATTCCGACTGGTGCAGCACGGTGGAGCTTTCGCCGGTGTGGTCATCGCCCATGGCCAGCAACACGCCGCCGTGTTCGGAGGTGCCGGCCATATTGGCATGGCGCAGCGCGTCGCCGGAGCGGTCAACGCCCGGGCCCTTGCCGTACCACAGGCCGAAGACGCCGTCGTACTTGCCTTCGCCGCGCACCTCGGCCTGCTGCGCGCCCCACAGGGCGGTCACCGCCAGGTCCTCGTTCAGGCCGTATTGAAAGGTGACATCCGCCGCCTTCAGGTGCTTTTCCGCGCGGCTCATCTGAAGGTCCACCGCGCCCAGCGGCGAGCCGCGGTAGCCGGTGACCAGACCGGCCGTGTTCAGGCCGGCCGCCGTGTCGCGCTGCTTCTGCATCAGCATCAGCCGCACCAGCGCCTGAGTGCCGTTCAGCAGAACCGGCGATTTGGTCAGATCGTATTTATCATTGAGTGAGATCTTTTGCGTGCTCATCGTGGCCTCCTCAACCGGGATTAGCTTGCACATTCTGACGCGCAGAATAGGTCATAATTGCTGACCTGAATAGCCGCTTTTTTTTACATTTCGCTCGCTTGCGTCATGGAAACTGATACATAACTAAGATTTCATACAGTCGGCCCCATACGCACAGAAAGTAACAGATATGGATTGGGACAAGCTCAGAATATTTCACGCGGTGGCGGATGCGGGCAGCCTGACCCATGCCGGCGACAAGCTGAACCTGTCGCAATCGGCGGTCAGCCGCCAGATCCGCGCGCTGGAAGAGAGCCTGAACGCCACTCTGTTTCACCGGCATGCGCGCGGGCTGATTCTCACCGAACAGGGTGAGCTGCTGTTTGACGCCACCCAATCCATGTCGGCGCGGCTTGAGGCTGCCTCTGCCCGCATCCGCGACAGCGAGGAGGAGGTGTTCGGCGAATTGCGCGTCACCACCACCGTGGGGTTCGGGACCCTGTGGCTGGCGCCGCGTCTGACCAAGCTGTATGAGCAGTACCCCAACCTCAAGGTCGACCTGATGCTGGAGGAACGGGTGCTGGACCTGCCCATGCGCGAGGCCGATGTGGCAATCCGCATGAAGGAGCCCAGCCAGGCTGATCTGGTGCGCAAACGGCTGATGACCGTGCGCATGGGGCTGTATGCGACGCCGGAGTATCTGGATAAGCACGGCAACCTGGAAACATCCGCCGACATTTCCCAGCACCGGCTGATCTGCCAGAACCAGCGCTCGGCCCAGGTGGGCTCAGCCGCTGTTCTGGGCAAGAAGCTGATGGCGCTGGATCCGGCATCCCTGCTGACCGTCAACAACTATTTCGGCGTGTTGCAGGGGGTGCTGCACAATCTGGGCATCGGCATTCTGCCCGACTATGTGACAGAAGAATTCCCGCGGCTGGTCGAGGTGCTGCCGGACGAGGACCAGAACGAGGTTCCGGTCTACCTCGCCTACCCCGAAGAACTGCGCCATTCGCAGCGGGTTGGCGCCTTCCGCGACTTTGTGCAGTCCGAGATCATGGAACACCGCAAACACATGAAAGCGCTGGGCAAGCTGTAATCCTGGCCGCCACCGGAGCAGGGCGTTCTGGCTGCTTGACGGCCGGCTGACCGGTTTCCGGATTGACGGTCCAAGCACCGCCGCCTCAGCCATGCAAAAACCGCATAGCAGCATTGACACCCAATTGTTGTTAATCCCCTTGAAGGGGCAGGCCCGGAGCCCTAAATGATCCTCATGAAGGCGGCGGCAACGCCCTCCTTCATACCTCCCTGTTGGACTTCGGCCGAGCTTAGTGCTCGGCCTTTTTTTTGCGTGCAAGCCACTGACATTCAAGCACTCTTCAGCCGCTGCAAACGCCACCCCTTCGGCTTTTGACTGCAGCTGCGCCTGTCCGGCACGGGCCGCGGCCTGCCTCTGCTGCTTAGCACCGGAGCGGGAAAAGACGCCTGTGTAAAATATTCTTTTGTACCGCCTGCTTTCGCAATGCTTGTATTTTCAGCAGTTTGCCTGCCCTCAGCCGCAATTTCCGCCGCTTGCAAAAGCCCGCACCGCCGCCAGCGGCGGCCAGGTGCGGCAGCGGGCCCGCTGCGGCGCAAAGACGCCTCCTGCGGCATCTGGCGGGGATTCGCTTAATTCCACTTCCCCCGCGCCCCTCCTTGCCCTAAAAGGCGCGCAATCGCAGCCATTGGGGACGTTTACGGATGCAGGAACCCGCCATCACGCCTGAATTGATTGCCAATCACGGGCTGAAGCCCGAGGAATACGATCTGATCCTCGAAATCATCGGGCGGGAGCCGACCTTCACCGAGCTGGGCATTTTCTCGGCGATGTGGAACGAGCACTGCTCCTATAAATCCTCCAAGAAATGGCTGCGCACCCTGCCGACCGACGGCCCGCAGGTGATCTGCGGCCCCGGCGAAAACGCGGGCATCGTGGACATCGGCGACGGCGATGCCGTTGTTTTCAAAATGGAAAGCCACAACCACCCCTCCTACATCGAGCCCTACCAGGGCGCGGCAACCGGGGTTGGCGGCATTTTGCGTGACGTCTTCACCATGGGCGCCCGCCCCATTGCCTCGATGAACTCGCTGTCGTTTGGCGAGCCGTCCCACCACAAGACCCGCCAGCTGGTCAACGGCGTGGTTGAGGGCATCGGCGGCTACGGCAACTGCTTTGGCGTGCCTTGCGTTGGCGGCGAGGTCCGGTTTCACCCCGCCTATAACGGCAACTGCCTGGTGAATGCCTTTGCCGCAGGCCTGGCGCGCACCGACTCGATCTTCTATTCCGCCGCCTCGGGCGTTGGCATGCCGGTTGTGTACTTGGGCGCCAAAACCGGCCGCGACGGCGTTGGCGGCGCTACCATGGCGTCGGCAGAGTTTGACGACACCATCGAGGAAAAGCGCCCCACCGTTCAGGTCGGCGACCCCTTCACCGAAAAACGCCTGATGGAAGCCACGCTGGAGCTGATGCAGACCGGCGCAGTG is a genomic window of Leisingera caerulea DSM 24564 containing:
- a CDS encoding indolepyruvate ferredoxin oxidoreductase family protein — translated: MSTQKISLNDKYDLTKSPVLLNGTQALVRLMLMQKQRDTAAGLNTAGLVTGYRGSPLGAVDLQMSRAEKHLKAADVTFQYGLNEDLAVTALWGAQQAEVRGEGKYDGVFGLWYGKGPGVDRSGDALRHANMAGTSEHGGVLLAMGDDHTGESSTVLHQSEWSLLDCYLPIVSPAGVQEILDYGIYGYALSRFSGLWVGLKTMKDTIEVTSVVDARPDRMQLVTPKFDMPADGLNIRLDDDRFRQENRIIDYKRFAAEAFSHANKMDKRVWGKPGAKIGFVAAGKNWLDLVHALKLLNIDENMAERLGITTYKVGQTWPMDMKGFNDWAEGLDLIVVVEEKRKLIEIQIKEAIFDNRQGRRVYGWYKGGAGTMHRDELFPTRYALDPIMIAEKLGNILIEEGRDTEALRAGLDSLAEARRADNAEEIATRLPYFCSGCPHNSSTKLPDGSRAYAGIGCHFMVQWMDRETTGFTHMGGEGVNWVGEAPFSKRKHVFQNLGDGTYNHSGVQAIRAALAEGTNITYKILYNDAVAMTGGQQAEGGLTAQQIAHELKAMGVKTIAVVYDEKEDVDASLFPAGMRMHERAEMMKIQREFEQIEGVSAIIYIQTCAAEKRRRRKRGQFPDPDQRVFINSDVCEGCGDCGVQSNCVSIVPKDTELGRKRAIDQSSCNKDFSCVNGFCPSFVTVEGAKIRKEATADIDLPHLPKPELPAIDGTHNVVITGVGGTGVVTIGAVLAQAAQIDGKGAGLMEMAGLAQKGGAVHIHCRIANNPEDISAIRVATGEAHALIGGDLVVSAGAKTLGLTTSGQTGAVVNSHEIITGDFTRNTEFAIPTDRLEVALQARLRERLDLFDASELARVTMGDSIFSNMMVFGGAWQKGLVPVSHEAIEQAIEMNGAAVERNKRAFDIGRWAVLHPEDAARLIQPKVVKKPKTLDEKIAFRADHLVAYQGKGLAKRYAKLLDGISDPALKEAVAKGYHKLLSYKDEYEVARLLLDSRAKAEAEFEGDLKLSYHLAPPMLGGTDPNGRPQKRKFGAGMERGFRILAKLKPLRGTPLDIFGYTEERKMERALIKQYEADMREWLPKAAPEIQEPLIALAELPLQIRGFGPVKLANEQKAAKRREELLAALRQGGTTVKQAAE
- a CDS encoding LysR family transcriptional regulator translates to MDWDKLRIFHAVADAGSLTHAGDKLNLSQSAVSRQIRALEESLNATLFHRHARGLILTEQGELLFDATQSMSARLEAASARIRDSEEEVFGELRVTTTVGFGTLWLAPRLTKLYEQYPNLKVDLMLEERVLDLPMREADVAIRMKEPSQADLVRKRLMTVRMGLYATPEYLDKHGNLETSADISQHRLICQNQRSAQVGSAAVLGKKLMALDPASLLTVNNYFGVLQGVLHNLGIGILPDYVTEEFPRLVEVLPDEDQNEVPVYLAYPEELRHSQRVGAFRDFVQSEIMEHRKHMKALGKL